One segment of Paramormyrops kingsleyae isolate MSU_618 chromosome 8, PKINGS_0.4, whole genome shotgun sequence DNA contains the following:
- the LOC111835226 gene encoding P2Y purinoceptor 1-like — protein sequence MTHDFLEEHSLDDTMKNVNCTEINLDFTHTFLPIVYILVFIIGIIGNCWGLYSVKKNWKKLGNINIFVLNLGVADLLYVFCLPFLVVYYFNKSKWIFGYTFCMVTRFCFNLNLYGSIGFLTCICVYRYLGIVHTMEVMGRIKTRHSVWISVLVWCSVLIQIIPDMCFDKAPENSSDACYDTTADNRIGDYLPYSIGWSITGFGIPLLVILWCYGHVAVVLATRANVDALLKQRCLKLVIILIILFSVCFIPYHVLRNLNLVTRILKNKGTCHEMYKDIYVAHQVSRGLASMNSAINSLIYLLGNDDFLLRFHGYSMRARMSLSRIAGVVIYKKPQESDSMDGAA from the coding sequence ATGACGCATGATTTCTTAGAAGAACACTCTTTGGATGACACAATGAAGAACGTCAACTGCACAGAAATAAACTTGGATTTTACGCACACATTTTTGCCCATCGTTTATATTCTGGTGTTTATTATCGGGATCATCGGTAATTGCTGGGGTTTGTATTCAGTGAAGAAGAACTGGAAGAAACTTGGTAATATCAACATCTTTGTGCTAAACCTTGGAGTTGCCGATCTGCTCTACGTGTTTTGTTTGCCTTTCCTGGTGGTTTATTACTTCAATAAAAGCAAATGGATCTTCGGATACACATTCTGCATGGTGACCAGGTTCTGCTTCAATCTGAACTTGTACGGCAGCATCGGCTTCCTTACATGCATCTGCGTTTACCGGTACCTCGGTATCGTCCACACCATGGAGGTGATGGGTAGGATCAAAACCCGACATTCAGTGTGGATAAGTGTGTTGGTATGGTGTTCCGTCTTGATTCAGATAATTCCCGACATGTGCTTTGACAAGGCGCCGGAAAACTCCTCCGACGCATGCTATGACACTACAGCCGACAACCGGATCGGGGATTATCTTCCATACAGCATCGGGTGGTCCATTACTGGATTCGGCATCCCACTGCTCGTCATCCTTTGGTGCTACGGCCACGTCGCGGTGGTCCTCGCAACCCGAGCCAACGTCGATGCCCTGCTGAAGCAGCGATGCCTGAAACTGGTCATCATCTTGATCATCCTGTTCTCCGTCTGCTTCATCCCCTACCACGTGCTGAGGAACCTTAACTTGGTGACGAGGATACTTAAGAACAAAGGCACGTGCCACGAAATGTACAAGGACATTTACGTCGCCCACCAGGTGAGTCGCGGACTGGCGAGCATGAACAGTGCCATCAATTCCTTGATTTATCTTCTGGGGAACGACGATTTCCTCCTGCGCTTCCACGGGTACAGCATGAGGGCCAGGATGTCCCTGTCCCGAATAGCGGGGGTCGTTATCTACAAAAAGCCTCAGGAGTCGGACTCTATGGACGGAGCTGCATGA
- the rspo4 gene encoding R-spondin-4 isoform X2, producing MHLRLLVILTLISNAMMMLTPTARKDSGIKDASEVCRNCQECSHDNGCLRCPEKLFLFLRREECKAPSCDSCFSRDFCTKCKPGFQLFKGKCLHNCPEDTYPDLTDCLEDCQLQPWSEWTACRRKGLSCGYRWGRQSRSRQKSPLCPAQSENRKCPMQKRCPGERREAEKKCERKTRGKRRNLCKDEMVTDAPEAPKRHAQGKEDGQVQQQIRL from the exons ATGCATTTGCGACTCCTTGTCATATTAACTCTGATCAGCAATGCAATGATGATGTTAACTCCGACGGCGAGAAAAGACAGTG GCATCAAGGACGCTTCTGAGGTTTGCAGGAACTGTCAGGAGTGCTCGCATGATAACGGCTGCCTGCGCTGCCCAGAGAAGCTGTTCCTGTTCCTCCGGCGAGAGG aatgcaaagcCCCCAGTTGCGATTCGTGCTTCAGCAGAGACTTCTGCACAAAATGCAAACCAGGGTTCCAGCTGTTTAAAGGAAAGTGCTTGCACAACTGTCCAGAAGACACATATCCAGATTTAACAGACTGCTTAG AGGACTGTCAGTTGCAGCCTTGGAGCGAATGGACTGCCTGCAGACGAAAAGGTTTGAGCTGTGGCTACAGGTGGGGGAGGCAGAGCAGGAGCAGGCAAAAGTCACCCCTCTGTCCAGCTCAGagtgaaaataggaaatgtCCGATGCAAAAGAGATGCCCGGGAG AGCGACGGGAGGCAGAAAAGAAGTGTGAGAGAAAGACGAGGGGGAAACGGAGGAATCTATGCAAGGATGAAATGGTGACAGACGCACCAGAGGCTCCCAAAAGACACGCGCAAGGAAAGGAGGACGGCCAAGTGCAGCAGCAGATCCGACTTTGA
- the rspo4 gene encoding R-spondin-4 isoform X1, which produces MHLRLLVILTLISNAMMMLTPTARKDSGIKDASEVCRNCQECSHDNGCLRCPEKLFLFLRREGVWHHGSCLHSCPAGHYGVRGRGVNRCMKCKAPSCDSCFSRDFCTKCKPGFQLFKGKCLHNCPEDTYPDLTDCLEDCQLQPWSEWTACRRKGLSCGYRWGRQSRSRQKSPLCPAQSENRKCPMQKRCPGERREAEKKCERKTRGKRRNLCKDEMVTDAPEAPKRHAQGKEDGQVQQQIRL; this is translated from the exons ATGCATTTGCGACTCCTTGTCATATTAACTCTGATCAGCAATGCAATGATGATGTTAACTCCGACGGCGAGAAAAGACAGTG GCATCAAGGACGCTTCTGAGGTTTGCAGGAACTGTCAGGAGTGCTCGCATGATAACGGCTGCCTGCGCTGCCCAGAGAAGCTGTTCCTGTTCCTCCGGCGAGAGGGTGTGTGGCACCACGGCTCCTGCCTGCACTCCTGTCCAGCGGGACACTATGGCGTGCGCGGCCGGGGCGTGAACCGCTGCATGA aatgcaaagcCCCCAGTTGCGATTCGTGCTTCAGCAGAGACTTCTGCACAAAATGCAAACCAGGGTTCCAGCTGTTTAAAGGAAAGTGCTTGCACAACTGTCCAGAAGACACATATCCAGATTTAACAGACTGCTTAG AGGACTGTCAGTTGCAGCCTTGGAGCGAATGGACTGCCTGCAGACGAAAAGGTTTGAGCTGTGGCTACAGGTGGGGGAGGCAGAGCAGGAGCAGGCAAAAGTCACCCCTCTGTCCAGCTCAGagtgaaaataggaaatgtCCGATGCAAAAGAGATGCCCGGGAG AGCGACGGGAGGCAGAAAAGAAGTGTGAGAGAAAGACGAGGGGGAAACGGAGGAATCTATGCAAGGATGAAATGGTGACAGACGCACCAGAGGCTCCCAAAAGACACGCGCAAGGAAAGGAGGACGGCCAAGTGCAGCAGCAGATCCGACTTTGA